One Euphorbia lathyris chromosome 1, ddEupLath1.1, whole genome shotgun sequence DNA segment encodes these proteins:
- the LOC136207572 gene encoding VQ motif-containing protein 8, chloroplastic, producing MSPAPKFQQTAMNGPRPSPLKLNKESHLIHKSSKQKNPPVIIYTQSPKVIHTPATDFMALVQRLTGISSSCTQKGKDDEKPSDLENFDINQKPICLADFPLFTPTSMDLFCSPKPNLNLYRYCDSELMKDT from the coding sequence ATGAGCCCAGCACCCAAATTCCAACAGACGGCTATGAATGGTCCACGTCCTTCGCCATTGAAGCTTAATAAAGAATCCCATCTCATTCACAAATCTTCAAAGCAGAAAAATCCTCCAGTTATAATATACACGCAATCGCCGAAGGTTATTCACACTCCGGCCACCGATTTCATGGCTTTGGTTCAAAGACTCACCGGAATTTCCAGCTCCTGCACTCAAAAGGGAAAAGATGATGAAAAACCTTCGGATTTAGAGAATTTTGACATTAACCAAAAACCTATTTGTTTGGCAGATTTTCCACTATTTACCCCAACTTCTATGGATTTATTTTGCTCACCTAAACCTAATTTGAATTTGTATAGATATTGTGATTCGGAGCTCATGAAAGATACATAA
- the LOC136235157 gene encoding uncharacterized protein encodes MEMEIPVINRIGDFEAGIASLQNPSFVSQIFSLSPVGKFHQPFSVFKWGALILAFVASFATIIKRIKFLIFRLHNHFFPPPSPNTIQHEYSYDSDTDSSCSSLSSEDDEDENEEEEEEADYEPTVSFSSQNWRSIDEDFSVKGSDHQCQNRSLRKRRNHSIEDLFSSFSELTNGKSVVKLWDNLGLGLRFSTGNEWRNHISVYDTNSDRNLLSIFGEESQIPAVSVSSSSPAVIVSSETNVSGNLLKVWDTRVGGRLPGILAEWRPKLGKIVGIGGGLAKVYVRNDVTGRLTVGDLRKVRSPLAVTESVDEVSGGDSVFRRG; translated from the coding sequence ATGGAAATGGAGATCCCAGTGATCAACAGAATCGGCGATTTTGAAGCCGGAATTGCCTCTCTGCAAAATCCATCTTTTGTTTCTCAGATTTTTTCATTATCTCCGGTTGGCAAATTTCATCAGCCTTTCAGTGTTTTCAAATGGGGAGCTTTAATTCTTGCTTTCGTTGCCTCTTTCGCCACAATCATCAAGAGAATCAAATTCCTCATCTTTCGATTACACAACCATTTTTTCCCACCTCCTTCTCCTAATACCATCCAACACGAATACAGCTACGACAGCGATACAGACTCCTCTTGTTCTTCTCTATCATCCGAAGACGATGAAGATgagaatgaagaagaagaagaagaagccgaTTATGAGCCTACAGTATCGTTTTCTTCACAGAACTGGAGGTCAATTGACGAAGATTTTAGTGTCAAGGGCTCCGATCACCAGTGCCAAAATCGTAGTTTAAGGAAACGTAGAAATCACAGCATTGAAGATTTGTTTTCATCATTTTCTGAGCTTACAAATGGGAAGAGCGTAGTGAAGCTATGGGATAATCTAGGATTAGGATTAAGATTTAGTACCGGAAATGAGTGGAGAAATCACATTTCTGTGTATGACACGAATTCTGATCGAAACCTGTTATCAATTTTCGGCGAAGAGTCTCAGATTCCAGCCGTATCGGTATCGTCCTCGTCGCCGGCAGTGATTGTTTCTTCTGAGACCAATGTCTCCGGGAATTTACTGAAGGTATGGGACACGCGCGTAGGCGGTAGGCTGCCGGGGATACTGGCGGAGTGGAGacctaaattgggaaaaatcgTAGGAATCGGCGGCGGTCTGGCGAAGGTATACGTCCGAAATGACGTCACCGGAAGATTAACGGTGGGTGACTTGAGAAAAGTCCGGTCCCCATTAGCGGTGACCGAGTCCGTTGACGAGGTGAGCGGTGGTGACTCGGTGTTTCGACGCGGTTAG